One region of Zootoca vivipara chromosome 7, rZooViv1.1, whole genome shotgun sequence genomic DNA includes:
- the PDYN gene encoding proenkephalin-B has product MEWQLLAFAICLSLATSNSADCSAQCSACALHNQDVDKLVSPLICSLGCQGSLLSSAEWEKCKKALSFLAPFLIEGEPDRLSQGDEEEEPEQEGDPRPREVYTGPAKRYGGFMKKLDKNKIFSLLRENALAKGSMAKKYGGFFRKVGEREASEVGAEEEYPASLETRDLASNGEESDVGLLKDEVKRYGGFLRKYPKRGSDTAAAEEGRQELGDLRKRYGGFMRRIRPKLKWDNQKRYGGFLRRQFKVTTRSEEEPNAYSEEVYDL; this is encoded by the exons ATGGAGTGGCAGCTTCTGGCATTTGCCATTTGCCTCAGTTTGGCTACCTCGAATTCAGCAGACTGTTCGGCTCAGTGCTCCGCATGTGCTCTTCACAATCAGGATGTGGATAAGCTGGTCAGCCCCTTG ATATGCTCCCTGGGGTGCCAAGGCTCCTTGCTGTCCAGCGCTGAGTGGGAGAAGTGCAAGAAAGCGCTGTCCTTCCTCGCCCCTTTCCTGATCGAGGGGGAGCCCGACAGACTATCCCAGGGGGATGAAGAGGAGGAGCCTGAACAGGAAGGCGACCCCAGACCCAGGGAGGTGTACACTGGGCCGGCCAAACGTTACGGAGGCTTCATGAAGAAGCTGGACAAGAACAAGATCTTTTCTCTCCTCCGCGAGAACGCCCTTGCCAAGGGGAGCATGGCAAAGAAGTACGGTGGGTTCTTCCggaaggtgggggagagggaagccTCTGAGGTGGGTGCCGAGGAGGAATACCCGGCCTCTCTGGAGACCAGGGATCTGGCCTCAAACGGGGAAGAGTCGGATGTGGGTTTGCTCAAGGATGAGGTGAAACGCTACGGGGGTTTCCTCCGCAAGTATCCCAAGCGAGGTTCTGACACGGCGGCCGCCGAGGAGGGCAGGCAAGAGCTGGGGGACCTGCGCAAGCGCTACGGGGGCTTCATGCGCAGGATCCGACCCAAGCTGAAGTGGGACAATCAGAAGCGCTACGGAGGGTTCCTGCGGCGCCAGTTCAAGGTGACCACCAGGTCGGAGGAAGAGCCCAACGCCTACTCAGAGGAGGTCTATGACCTATAG